In the Anomalospiza imberbis isolate Cuckoo-Finch-1a 21T00152 chromosome 3, ASM3175350v1, whole genome shotgun sequence genome, TATTATAGGTCCTTATACTATCTACAAGCAGGAGGATTTTACAAACTATTTATTTGGCTGGTCAGATGTAATGTGGCAGTGTTATCACACATTTTGCCATGCCAGGTAGACCTAGATCAAAATCATTCTCAGGTTCCTTCCTTGTGCGAACACCACACTCACGCTACGGATCTTGGGCTCTCAGcatgaaaaatcacaatgcatAGATGAAGTAAAAGTCAGTGCAAATGCTCTCTGAAGTGACCCTGGCATGACTCTGGGAGAGTTAGGTTCTGGATTCTAGATGTTTGTGACATAACTAGGCACAATACATACTGGGATCTATACATTTAAAGAGAGATAACATCCTTccaataaaaaaaattgcaattttgctctcattattgtaaatatttggaaatatttaatGTCTTTCTAAATGGAAGTTAGtatcaagagaagaaaaaaaaacctacaacttttttattattttcagaaatgcaaTTTGAGCTCCTTCTCGAATAAGAACATATAAATCATTCTGAGTGGTTGTTCTTAACACAGGAAAAATATCAGCAGGTCAAGCAGGGggactttctttttatttgaatACTTGTAACAGACTTCAGAGAATGTGCATGACTAACTACAAAAATGTACTTACAAAGATAGAAAcacaaattcttttttttaatgtaaatgcCCTACAAATTAATGCATGATAACAGAaaattcctttccttccctttccttttcagcTTAACTCAGAAACCACAAAGTCATTCAGTTTTGGATCCATTCCTATTTCCCAGACTCCCCAGGAGGTTTAGTGAAAGCAAGACATAGCTCTTTCCTGGAACCCCATGGGCATTACTACATGTTTTAGATGTAGATAAAGGCTGCTACACTCTGCATTTGGGAAGTCAAGATTTCATTTATAAGGTGCTGAAGCTGAAAGGCTTTCATGTCAGGCCCTCAGCTTACAATCTCCAGCAAAAGAGGAAATGGAGGGTATGTCAGCAGCAGGCAGCCAAGCACAGAACAGAGACATGGCAGCTCAGTGCATATGTTCACAGAGCTGAGTGCTGTGTTGCGATACCACGTGTGTCTGGCAAAGTATTTCTGTTAGCATAGCActgctttcagcagcagcatATCAACAGCACTGCTTGGGCCCAGCACCAGATTATCATCTTTTACGTTTTTAGATGCCTTGCATAGGTTAAAAGGAGTCTTCACTGTGTGATGACTCTTCGCTTGGGTGGACAGGAAAGGGggtaacaaaaataaaaaccaagaaTGTTACTGAGGAGCTTTGATTTTGCTCCTGAGTAGATGCAGGGTGGTGGGGAACACAGAACAACAAGTCAACCTGGGCACGGCTCTGTAAAAGTATTGTCCCATTTTCACACAGGGAGGACAATTCAGTTTTGTAACCACCAAAGAATTGCTTCCTGATTCCTCCTGttcttttcccctcttctccATGGGCAATGTACCCAACAGTTTAACAAAGAATTGTCTCTTCTTGGAGATCATCTTCTTAGACTAGTGCTGAAGTCTCTGAGCAGGACAGCGGTGGTGACTGggaccaggagctgctgttttGTGACTTGAACACTTTTTCCAGGTCAGCCTGGCTGCTCCACCTGATCTCACTGTGTGGAGGGGAACAGGTGTGGCATATGACATGCTACAGGTCTGACCTCAGACACAGAAACACACTCAGAGTGAAATAATCAGAAtaaaattcaaggaaaaaaatgtatcagTAGCAGAGCTACTAAAATCAGGTTTGTTCAGATTGAAGTTATGCCTTTTGCAGCTTCCCATGACAACAGCCACTACAATGATCCTAACTTGcctttttgcatttgttttctcaATGCACTGCTCTCAGTATATCTTCTTTCACCTCCTCTTTCCAGCTCCCCTCCTATGGTAAactcccatttcccatttcctctAACCTCCCCAGTTTCCATCACTTCCCCATTTCCAGATCCCTCCCTGGTTAGCTGGACATCAGGCAATGTGGAAGATTTGGAGGTGGCAGATCAGCCAGACAGTATTTGTTTGCTACTACAGCAGGGGAACAAGCAGATAAAGTTCTTTCATCAGTAGGGCAACAAATTGCATTTTACTGTTGATTCTCATTAAACATTTTAACAATTTAAATCTCTTTGAGATCTTTATCCTTCTGAcaaattttttttgcagttgAACATCACTGGGGAAAGACGGACAGATGGTATAATCACATAAGCCTCATTTCACTGGGaagccacattaaaaaaaaaaaaaaaaaaaaggaggggcaAAAGTAACAAAACCATCCTGTTCCTTTTTGGAGACTGGATGAAGGCAGAGAGATCTGACAATCAGATACAGATTACATAGTGATCAAGGTCGGAATCAATATTTAGAATGTTCATTCAAAATGTTAAAGGGGCTTTGGATGGTCATCACATGTGCTACGACATAGATATCACTATGGGTCTGCTGTGCCATATCCAGCACTGGCTTAGGAGAAAATCCGATTTCTTCTTCACTTTCCACTCTCTCCTGCAGCTTATCAGTGCGGAAATCTTTGCTGCGGTTCAGACGTGATCTGCAGAGGCAGACAGGGCCCTTTCAGACAGCTGTATTAGATGCTGCCCATAGCTCTGTGTGGGACTCTGGATTTTAGGACCACCCCAACCTCATGCCAGAAAAACAGTTTTTGTGGGTGTGAACACACTCTCAGCCACACTGCCCAAATTGCTCTTTCTTGAAGGTATTTTCCATGTGGCATAAAGGACCCAAGGTCACAGACATCGAGCCCATGTTGACTGCTAAAATATATAAGATCTCCTGGGAATTTGTTGCAGTTAACCTTAAATCAATTAAGCCGTTGCAGTTAAATAATACATCTCTAATGCTGCAGGTACACTGAGTGCTGCCGGCTGCTGCCTGACATCAAGCAGCTGCGGGCATCGCTCTCCCGAGCACTGCGGAGGGCAGCGGCCGGAGTCAGCGTGCGCTGGAAGGGGCCGCCACAGGTGCCGTGAGGGCGGCGGGGAAgggcggcggctccggctccCGCGCACCCCACGAGCCCCACGCTGAGGGGAGACTCTGCGGGCGGGCTGCGCCTCGGGGTGTGAGGGGCGGGGGGTCGCCGGGGCTGCTCCTCTCCGGAGGACGGCTGCACCGCTCCGGGCCGCATCCCCAGGCGCGCACAGCGCCAGGGAGAGGCAGCGCCGGTGCCTTCCCCgcccggccggggcggggcaggggggcggccgctgccgccgcttcCCGGTCGCCCGTTACGGCCCCGGCCGCGCCCGGAACCATGAGCGGCTCCGGCTCGGAGGAGCCGCCGCCCGGCCAGGCGACAGAGGAGGACCGGCAGCAGGAGGCCGAGCGGGACTGGGCGGCGGCCAAGGCTTTCTACGACAATCTGGTTACTCAGAAGCCCCGGCCGGTGAGTGCGGGCGGGCCGGGGGTCCGGAGCTCGGGGGTCCGGGGGGAGGCTGGGCGCCCGGGGGCTGAGGGCCACGGGCCGGCGCTACCCTGCGCTCGCTCCGCAGCCCAAGCCCCAGAACGCCATCACGGTGGCCGTGTCCTCCCGAGCACTCTTCAACCTGGTGGAGGAGCAGCGGATCTACGAAGAGCAGGGCGTGGAGAAGTACGTGGAGTACCAGCAGAAAAACGAGAACGTCATCTTCAAGCCCGGACCGGCGTTCTACTTCGTCAAGGTAGCCAGGAAGCGGCCCGGAGCGGGTGGCCCGGCGGGGCAGGAGAGCGTGTGGggtgcggcggggcgcgggggaTGCCGCGAGGCCAAATttcgggaggaggaggagcacgAAGCCTCCTGCAGCGGGGATAATCCTGCCTCGGGGAGATGTTGCTGGGAGTTGTTCTCCCAGCGCCGAGCTCGTCGCGGCGGGGCTGCCCGGGAGCATCCCCCGCATTTCTGCGCGACCTGGCCCCACGGCCACGgcttctctctcctctcccattccctctcctctcccattccctctgctctcctgccctcccctcccgTCTGCTCTAATGCCGAACGCCTGCGGCAGAGCACGTACTGCTCGCGTCACCGGGACCAGAGTGGTACCCTCAGCATCCCGTTCCTCTCTGACCCTTCAGCCTGCTGATAGTGACAACTTCACCACCCTACACCTTTGGCTTCTCCTTTGAATCCCGGCTCACAGCACCACATCCCAGGTGTGCGTAAGGAGCAACCTGCTTTTTCCACTGGACATGGGGCGTATGAAGCACCTTTCCTTTTAAGACCATTTCAGTCAAGATAAGCCCCACATTTTTTGTTTAAGTTTGTCACAACCTCCTCCTctacaaaaccacccaaaacaaaacaaataagcCAACTCAGTTTTTCTCCCCacctaaaaaaaacaaaactaaacccaAACAGTGGGTgttgattttaatttcttttgtttagctttaatttttccttgcttttgttATCACCCTGGAAATTGTTCTTGAGGACCAGCAAAAGAGATGTAGTCCCTACTTCTGAGTCAGGGTTTAAAAAGAGCTGAAATggaatattttgctttcattgcacaaaaaaaaaaaaaaaaaagagaaatgacCAAGGAAAACATCCTGCAGCATGGAAAGCAAGTAAAATtacagaaaagtgaaaaaaaggaaaatagttgAAGTTTTTGAAGAGCACAGGTTTTAGTAGGATAGTCTTGAAAAAACACTATCTatagagttaattttattaCAGTCCATTGAGAACTGTTTGCTGAGCTTTACCACAGGGACTttagaaaattaatgaaatcaTAATTAGAAATCATACTTGCTGACATCAGAGTTGTTGCAGAGCATTTCAGGCTTTAAAAGTAGCTTTTCATTACTTCAGTTTTGGTCTCAGgaatttaaagcattttcttcaTTACTCACTTTATGAACATACACAGTGGAAAAATTACTTATGTCAATACCCATGCATGTAAATATAACATAGCTATTAGTAGCATTAATGGCACAAGCACTGTAAAGGTGTTTGTAACACAGAAGTGTGGTCATAAAATAATTCACTGTGTACACCAGTGAGGACAGACTGACTTGGGAATTTACTGCATCTTTTCGTATATGTAGCAGCCCTGCTAGCACAGTTAGTTTTTAAGATTAGAGTTCAGTGTCAAATTTACTTAGATTATAAGCACAATTTGACTCTTTAACTGCTCATACTTTGGAAATCAGAGCTGTTAGCTAGGCCCAGCTAAATGCAGCTTGACCTCTGTTCCCTTCTGATATGCTATTTCTGTTTGAATTCTTTATATTGCTTAGTCACAGGAAACATTAGGCTAGGGAACTGTGGCTTTGTTGAGTCATCCTTTTTACTTGgagacaaagaaagcaaaaaagaaataatatatttttctttggatTCCCTTATTGGAATGTTTAAGATACTAACTTAAAAGTATTGTATCTCATGCTTGTAGTGCTTAAGATTTGTAATCACAGGCCAGGGTGTCTTTAGACTGCAAAGTATAAAGACACTGGACAATAAATGGAATCCCCTCATCCACTCACCCTTATTCTctaataatttaagaaattgCCTGTGTAGTAGAGTATTAACAATAGAAGTGAGTTATGAACACATACCAAGATTTTTTTCTAGGCCTTACACCGGGCTGTAACTTAGAATTTTCCTAAGCACAGTCCCATAATAACATAGCTTTTTAAAGTGAGAGTTCCAGAATTTAATTATGAAATCTGTGGTTTAGTTCTGAACAACTAGCCTGACTTTTTAAAGCATCTTAATAAAAATCACTCTATCTTGCATTCATTTGATGATTCATTATTGATTTTGTTGCTGTAATCCCAAAGAATTCCATTCAAGGGTCAAAATTAAGTTCTAAATAGGAGAACATATGGATACAGAGAGAGATGAGCAGATAAAAGGTCAAGGAAATAAGAATGCCAGACTGTGGTTATAACATGTTGGCCAATTATATTTGAAGTGCTCTCAAATCAAAATCTGTCTCTTCATTGCTGCAATTAGAAACTCAAGCTAATCATGCTGACAGGATGCTGACTCATTACTTAAGGATGGTCTTTGACACCTAATGACCTGCACTGTGTCAGTAAATCAGCAAAAGTAAATTCCatagctcaaaaaaaaaaaaaagtacttgcTTCCTTTCAAATGAACCCAGTCAAATGGTTGCTGGGGGCAGCAAAGCAGGAGTAAAAGAAGTTCAGCAAGTTAAACTATCAGGTATTTTACACTCTCCTTCAAGATAATCCTATCACTAAAACTCCAGTGACTAAGAAAGGAGGCACACTTGACTGTTGACTTCCACATTTTCAATCTGCAGGCGCTGGAGCATGTCAATGCCCGGCTTCTCGAGCTGTACCCTGATGACGAAGAACGGTTTGATATTGTCCTGATGACTAATAACCATGCCCAAGTGGGAGTGAGGCTCATAAACAGCATCAATCACTATGGTAAATAAAAGAATTACTGATGTGTAGAATTGCCACCTGTTACATAATAatatgaattaattttattcttcctCTTCTGACTTTGGGAAAAGACCTTTCTTGGATCTTTGTTTTTGGGTGTCAGCACAAGTGAAATAGTATTAGACAGAATTTGATCCAGTGGTCTAGATTTGTCAGATGTGAACCATAACTTCTGAGAAGTCCTTAAACTTTTTCATATTTGGTATCTATGCTCCCTACATATACATCTTCACAGCAGTTactctgctgccacagagggaattttttccccctaaattcTCAATGAGGATGGGCTGATCAAACATTGTAAATGTTTGCAGTTGTGTGACTTGTTGAAATTACAGTGAACGTATTTTCTTAAGTTTACTGTAAGCAAGGCTAGTGTACCTTTCCACAGGTTCCTTTAACAGCTTTGTAGTGTCAAGGCAGAGCCAAACCTTGTGCTGTTCTTACTTTAGGCTTAACAATTGAACGTTTCTGTATGACGGGAGGAGAGAGCCCCATTGGTTACCTGACTGCGTACCTCACGAACCTGTACCTCTCAGCGGATTCTGACAAAGTGCAGGAAGCTATAGAAGCAGGTTTGAATTGACTTTCTTTTGCTATCTGTTGATTTCTTTTGTTATCTTGTTGAGCTTGTTCAAAAATTACATATATTGTGTGTCTTTCACAGAAATTAGTGCTGCTTCATCAAATGCAGAAAGTCACCACTTTGTATGGTGCAAGCTTATCACTTATTTTTATTCaaccaaataaaataatgtGATACAGTCCCTCTCTGACCCTTCAGCCTGCTGATAGTGATAACTTCACCACCTTTGTCTTCTCCCTTTCAGAAAGAAACAAGACTCCCACCTCTATTCAGCTTCTGTTTGAATAGCATCATCTCTTTGATACAACTTCAAAAAGCAACTTCTGTGCCccctttttcttaaaaagtaACAAATACTTTGATTGAGTGGCCTTCTTGGgatttcctgcttttctctcaTTTGCAGCACAGCTTGGGAAGCATTTTTATATAGTCATATATGAAAGTGGAAGGAAGCATGTCCATTTTGGCAGTGGGACAGCTTCCATGAATTTGTGTTACAGAACAGGCATCTCTAATTAGCTTTTGTGATCAGTCATGCTCACCATATACAGGGGTCACCACCAGTAAGTTGTTGGAACCAAACTGCTGATGGTTTCATGACTGACTTTGCAGGACATGCTAACTGAGTGTCCCTGATCTGTTTTCAGGCATTGCATCAGCTACGATGTTCACTGCCAACAAAGACGTTGTTTACTCGGATACACAGCTGAGGGTGGCTTTTGATGGGGATGCTGTTATCTTTTCTGATGAATCAGAACAGATTTTCAAAGAGCAAGGATTAGATAGATTTTTTGAACACGAACAACTGAATGAAAATAAGCCTCTTGCACAGGtttgtatttctttaatttcttgtttAAAGGGAGTTTCCAGAAGACCTGATGACTTTCATTGCTGCTGTATTTCTCCAATTCCCCAGCGTGGATGTGTTCTTTGTGAAAGCTGATGCCcctatttatttccttcttcGAAGATAATCTTTAAAATGCATGTTTCACATAAAAGGGGCCACCATTGCAGTCCTTTTACCAGGCCATCATTGCAGTCCTCTCTCATTTCTCTGAGAACTGCATATATAAGACAGTCACTGACAGTTGTCTTTTAATAGTAtcattagaaaaagaaatgttagtACcaatttccctgatttttttttaatcacactGTAGGTAATGTTAATTTCAAGCACTGAGATATTCTGGTTATTAAAACAGGATAATATCTGCTTATTCCCAAGCAGAGTTATGCCATTTGTCTAAAACcacaaatattttaacattaGCTTAAACTGAAATACCAATTCTGCTATTGTTAAAAATAGTGTAAATTCAGAGTAAAAGCTTTATTTATGAAAGTACTGGACAGTGCAATATATTGCAATTTGAACAAAACTGTCATTTGCTTCTAATAATTCGAGGATAGTATAGTCATTAGTCTGAAAAGAGTTCATTGATGGCTTTGTAATTAGGTATTCTACTGGTTtttgtgcaggaaaaaaaattacagctcaTGGTTCATAGCAAAAAGACTTCTGTGTTTTCAATGAACATTTTATTAAAGactataattaaaaaatagtatTGCAAGACATCTTATAAGCCTTAGTGAGAATTATTTTCCCACTGATCCTACCATGTAGTGTTATGGTTTTAACTTTTTGCCAATGTGTGAATTCCTAGTGAGGGTGCAGACCCATTTGGAGATGTTACATAGAGAATTTGTGGAGTAGCACAGCATTAGGAAAAGGAATTCTCTGTGTAACTGGCAGCTgtgaagaaagcaaaagaattACTTGGGGAACTGTGGACATACACTAAATATGCTTCTGGTATTTCATACTCAGGGTCCTTTGAAGGGTTTTCTGGAAGACCTGGGGAAACTGCAGAAGAAGTTCTATGCAAAAAACGAACGATTAAATTGTCCTATAAGGACCTACCTGGTCACAGCCAGGAGTGCAGCGAGCTCTGGAGCCAGAGTGCTGAAGACTCTCCGTAGCTGGGGTCTGGAGATTGATGAGGCACTTTTCCTAGCAGGAGCACCTAAAGGACCAATCCTGGTGAAAATCCACCCTCACATCTTCTTTGATGACCAGATGTTCCACATCGAAGGAGCACAGAAATTAGGCACCATAGCCGCACATGTCCCCTATGGCATTGCTCAGAAGTACCACAAATCTACATGACTGGAGGGTGCTATTATGGATAAGGTTCTTAACTCAGCCAGCCTCTAATCTACCAATAGTTACATCTGAAACCTCTACATTTGTGTATTGTGAGCACTGTGTCTAAACATTTAACTTCTGGCTAGAACAGCCTTtaaaggaagtatttttaatagagttattttaatataattcttaaggaatttagatttttttaccTGTCTGTATCTAATGCTGTGGTTTTGATATTAGGAGATTTGTACTGTTTTTATAGTTTGAGACATATTCTGAGAGACAGAACAGTTATATTTTACCTAAAAAACTGTTGATGGGTAATTTATAAGAAAATTCATTCTGCAATGCTGGCTTTTGACAGTAACTTCTGAAGTTCCCAAAAGCACAGTTTACATGTAACTGTTTACCTGTTGATGGTTTGCTGGCTAAATATGTGTTCAGTAGGTCTGTCACCACAGAGTTTTGGCTTCTAGTAAAATATTCATGCATTTGGTCATGATTGCATTATTTTTCTATATTGTTTTCTTGACTTAATAAAGCTGGCTTTACAGAACATTGTAATTTTCTATGCAGAGGTTTTAGCATAATTTCTTAGGCAGAGTTTGCGTAATCAAAATGTTCCTGATATTTAGAACCACAAGTGACCACTTTCAGTCAAATCTGAGAGCTAGAGGTCTCACCTTGACCCAACATACTTCACAGAAGTGGGCAGAAGTCTGAGATGCTGTGAGTATCTTGGCTGGGACAAAGGCTGAAGCTTTAGAGCATGCCTTCATAATAGCAGATAATCTACCTGGAAATAATGTTGTTGATGGAACTACTTTCT is a window encoding:
- the NT5C1B gene encoding cytosolic 5'-nucleotidase 1B — its product is MSGSGSEEPPPGQATEEDRQQEAERDWAAAKAFYDNLVTQKPRPPKPQNAITVAVSSRALFNLVEEQRIYEEQGVEKYVEYQQKNENVIFKPGPAFYFVKALEHVNARLLELYPDDEERFDIVLMTNNHAQVGVRLINSINHYGLTIERFCMTGGESPIGYLTAYLTNLYLSADSDKVQEAIEAGIASATMFTANKDVVYSDTQLRVAFDGDAVIFSDESEQIFKEQGLDRFFEHEQLNENKPLAQGPLKGFLEDLGKLQKKFYAKNERLNCPIRTYLVTARSAASSGARVLKTLRSWGLEIDEALFLAGAPKGPILVKIHPHIFFDDQMFHIEGAQKLGTIAAHVPYGIAQKYHKST